The nucleotide window GCAGCTTTTTCCCGGCGCTCTGCGGCTTGCAGTGTGGGTAACGCGTCAGCAGGAACAGCACCATCACCACCACTAACACCATCACCAGATATTTATAGGGCTCCAGCGTGTGCTCCAGCATGCTCAGACGGAACTGATGCAGCTGCTCCGGGTTCATCCCCGCCATCTGGCTGTGCAGGCTGTCGCCATCCTGAAACACCAGATATTTGCCCAGCACAATCCCCATCAGCGCCCCGACAGGATAGAAGGTCTGGCTGACGTTAAGGCGCAGCGTAGCGTGCTGCCGCTGCCCAATCATAGAGCTGTAGGTATTTGCCGCCGTTTCGAGGAAGCTCAGGCCAATGGCGATGGCGAAGATAGCCGCCAGAAACATGGTGTAAGTTGCCATATGGGAAGCGGGATAGAAGAGGACGCACCCGACAATATAGAGCGCCAGGCCCAGCAGGATCGCCACCTTATAGCTGCTGCTGCGGATCACCAGCGAGGCGGGGATCGCAATCAGGAAATAGCCGCCGTAAAAGGCGCTCTGCACCAGCGCGCTGGCGAAATCGCTGAGCGCAAACACGCTTTTGAACTGGGTAATCAAAATGTCATTCAGGCTGGCTGCGCATCCCCACAACGGGAACAGGCAGGAGAGCAGAATAAACTGCAACAGCGGGGTCTTATTTAAATAGCCATCAGGCTGCTGAACGATGCTCTGGTGCATAGCGGATCCTCAGTTAACGGGTGAGAAAACGGTGAAAGGTATCGGCATCGGGATAGGAAAGCTGAGTTCCCCGTCCGGTGACGCTACAGGCGGCATAGGCGGAGGCAGACTCCATCGCCTTAGCCACATCGCCATGCTGGATCAGGAAGTGGGCGAAGCAGCCGATAAAGGCATCTCCGGCGCCGCTGGTATCCACAGCACTGACCGGCGTTGGGCCAACCCGGTGGACTTCATCGCCATGCATCCAGACCGATCCCCGGCTTCCCAGGGTAATGATCAGGTTTTTCAGGCCGCGTCCCAGCAACATCTGCCCTGCCCTGATCACCTCCTCATCCGTAGCGACGGGCAGGCCGGTGAGGATCTCCAGTTCGGTTTCGTTGGGCATGAAGTAGTCGCACTGGCAGGCATACTGAATATCAAGCCCCGCCACTGCTGGCGCAGGATTAAGGATCACCTGAATACCGTGCTGACGTGCAAAGTCGATGGCGTAATAGACCGTTGGCAGCGGAATTTCCAGCTGCAACACCATCAGTCGACAACGCTTAAGCGCTTCAGCCGCGGCATCGATATCCGCTGGCGCAAGGTGTGCATTCGCTCCTTTGATAATCAGGATGCGGTTTTGCGACTGGTCGTCGACAAAGATAGGCGCAACCCCGCTTGAGGTGCCTGCTGCCACGGTGACGTTGTCAGTGTTCACGCCAAACTGCTGTAGATTTTTAACCGTATTCTCCGCGAAGAGATCTTCGCCCACCTTGCTGACCATCATCACCGCAGCGCCAAGCTTTGCCGCCGCAACGGCCTGGTTTGCGCCTTTGCCACCGCAGCCCAGCGCGAAATCGGGCGCTTCTAAGGTCTCACCCGCTTTTGGCATGGTGTTGGTATAGGTGATCAGGTCGACCATATTTGAGCCAATGACGGCAATATCCATGACGTTTTCCCCGTGTAAATTTTCTTCATTAAATGTTGTAGAAATAACAATAACAATCATCTTGTGTGATTTTTGTGACACCCGTCTCAGCCTGAAAATCGTGTTATCAGCGTGATGATTAGAGATTGACGGCCAGCCTGAAATGTTATTATTTTAACAAAACACCCGATCTGCTGAGGAACTCCCCTGTGCAAAACGTTGACTATGCCCGTTATATTGACCACACGCTGCTGGCGGCAAATGCCACCGCGCAGCAAATTATCGCCCTGTGTGAAGAGGCGATGGCCCATCGCTTCTACGCCGTTTGCGTCAACTCGGGTTATGTGCCGCTGGTGGCAAAAACGCTGGAGAAGAGCGGTGTGAAGGTCTGTTCCGTAATCGGTTTTCCGCTGGGCGCGGGGCTGACCAGCGCTAAAGCGTTTGAAGCGAAAGCGGCTATTGAGGCGGGGGCGGAAGAGATCGATATGGTGATTAACGTCGGCTGGCTACAGAGTGGCGAGATTGCCGCTGTGCAGGCCGATATTCAGGCGGTGCGCGAGGTTTGCGGCCCGATCCCATTGAAGGTAATATTAGAGACCTGCCTGCTCAGCGATGCGCAAATCGTTCAAATCTGTGAAATTTGTCGCGCACTCAGCGTAGCCTTCGTTAAAACCTCCACCGGCTTCAGCACCGGCGGCGCGCGCGAAGAGCACGTTCGTCTGATGCAGCAGACAGCCGGTCCGGAGGTGGCGGTGAAAGCCTCGGGCGCGGTTCGCGATCGCCAGACAGCGGATATCATGATCAACGCGGGCGCCACCCGCATTGGCACCAGTTCCGGCGTCGCCATCGTCAACGGCAGTCATCCCGCCGGCGAGGGATATTAACCGTTCTTAAAGGAGTGACTGACCATGGAAACCCGGCGCGATGAGCGCGTAAACAAGCTGTCGTCTGCACTTAAGCGGACCGACAAAATCCACCTGCGGGAAGCCGCGCGTCTGCTGGGTGTCTCTGAGATGACCATCCGGCGGGATCTCAACGAACAGCCTTCGGCGGTGGTGTTACTCGGGGGCTACATTGTCAGCGATCCTAAAAACAGTCAGGGACACTATTTTGTCACCGATCAGCAGGCGCACAACGTCGAGAAAAAACGGCGACTGGGGCAGCTGGCAGCTTCGCTGATAGAGTCTGGCGACACGGTATTTTTCGACTGCGGCACTACCATGCCGTGGATTGTCGATGCCATTGACAACGAGCTGGCTTTTACCGCTATCTGCTGCGCAATGA belongs to Erwinia pyri and includes:
- the fucP gene encoding L-fucose:H+ symporter permease; its protein translation is MHQSIVQQPDGYLNKTPLLQFILLSCLFPLWGCAASLNDILITQFKSVFALSDFASALVQSAFYGGYFLIAIPASLVIRSSSYKVAILLGLALYIVGCVLFYPASHMATYTMFLAAIFAIAIGLSFLETAANTYSSMIGQRQHATLRLNVSQTFYPVGALMGIVLGKYLVFQDGDSLHSQMAGMNPEQLHQFRLSMLEHTLEPYKYLVMVLVVVMVLFLLTRYPHCKPQSAGKKLPSLGETFSYLAKNRHFKRGIVAQFLYVGMQVAVWSFTIRLALNLGAANERHASNFMIYSFICFFIGKFVANFLMTRFRAEKVLIAYSVVGVITLAYVMLVPNFTAVYAAVFVSVLFGPCWATIYAGTLSTVDNKYTEVAGAFIVMAIVGAAFVPALQGLVSDRLGSMQMAFGVSLLCFAWVGFYFWGELRHKKEPVATSGRLAEEAR
- the rbsK gene encoding ribokinase; translated protein: MDIAVIGSNMVDLITYTNTMPKAGETLEAPDFALGCGGKGANQAVAAAKLGAAVMMVSKVGEDLFAENTVKNLQQFGVNTDNVTVAAGTSSGVAPIFVDDQSQNRILIIKGANAHLAPADIDAAAEALKRCRLMVLQLEIPLPTVYYAIDFARQHGIQVILNPAPAVAGLDIQYACQCDYFMPNETELEILTGLPVATDEEVIRAGQMLLGRGLKNLIITLGSRGSVWMHGDEVHRVGPTPVSAVDTSGAGDAFIGCFAHFLIQHGDVAKAMESASAYAACSVTGRGTQLSYPDADTFHRFLTR
- the deoC gene encoding deoxyribose-phosphate aldolase, with amino-acid sequence MQNVDYARYIDHTLLAANATAQQIIALCEEAMAHRFYAVCVNSGYVPLVAKTLEKSGVKVCSVIGFPLGAGLTSAKAFEAKAAIEAGAEEIDMVINVGWLQSGEIAAVQADIQAVREVCGPIPLKVILETCLLSDAQIVQICEICRALSVAFVKTSTGFSTGGAREEHVRLMQQTAGPEVAVKASGAVRDRQTADIMINAGATRIGTSSGVAIVNGSHPAGEGY